Part of the Pirellulales bacterium genome is shown below.
CCTCGTGATGGAGAATCCCGATTCGATCTCGAAGGCCGTGCTGCAGCGCGGGCTGGATGCGCACACGGCGTTTGAAATCGTCTCGATCGACATTGCCGACATCGAGGTCGGCGAGAACATCGGCGCTCGCTTGCAAGCGGACCAGGCCGAGGCCGACATGCGCGTCGCCCGGGCCAAGGCCGAGGAGCGGCGGGCA
Proteins encoded:
- a CDS encoding flotillin-like FloA family protein, with product LVMENPDSISKAVLQRGLDAHTAFEIVSIDIADIEVGENIGARLQADQAEADMRVARAKAEERRAFAISREQEMKALVSENRARVIMAEAEVPLAMAQAFREGNFYLHSGAAGGAQGGNGAPSQK